A stretch of Carya illinoinensis cultivar Pawnee chromosome 14, C.illinoinensisPawnee_v1, whole genome shotgun sequence DNA encodes these proteins:
- the LOC122293569 gene encoding uncharacterized protein LOC122293569, protein MDDLEDRWDKLQLTEEENAVIDLNAVHLGRVKAEGDKSLVGKLISDRKVNKEVIRSTMNKVWRLAGSFTFHDILPNLFVVTFDNQKDRQRVLDGKPWLFDNQLLLLKPFDGFTPPQQMNFDYEAFWVHLSNLSLACMNLEVGTQIGKTIGNVKEVDVREDGIGWGRYLRVKIELDLRKSIARGRTANVLGSRIWVPLSYEKLPKICFKCGRLVHGVEGCAGLVGRGGGSQYGTWLRTYHTDRGNTTENNRNKSKEKNAEEVREFNCGSMGEGGMPNAGFSTTPVDEAFEDEMVDVLKRSKGPDVVKKEGADKVFVEKTERREKIGNASRDGMDDARLMATPDEGLLYAELEPNSQLLLQNDKGMSEGKGVLEKGRWKRRARIVGKSNGKEASGGGKRSLRGDFSDDSSEGISKKSRRAANVGDERVDLGLAEAAGQPRQPL, encoded by the coding sequence ATGGATGATCTAGAGGATAGGTGGGATAAACTGCAACTTACGGAGGAGGAGAATGCTGTGATTGATCTTAATGCAGTACACTTGGGGAGGGTGAAGGCAGAGGGAGATAAGAGTCTTGTAGGAAAACTGATCTCAGATCGTAAAGTTAATAAGGAAGTGATTAGATCTACGATGAATAAGGTTTGGAGATTGGCAGGTTCGTTCACTTTTCATGATATTCTTCCAAATCTGTTTGTAGTAACTTTTGACAATCAGAAGGATCGACAGCGTGTTCTGGACGGAAAACCTTGGTTGTTTGACAATCAACTACTATTACTGAAACCATTTGATGGTTTTACCCCTCCGCAGCAGATGAATTTTGACTACGAAGCCTTTTGGGTGCATCTGAGTAATTTATCGTTGGCCTGTATGAATTTAGAAGTTGGAACTCAGATTGGAAAAACTATTGGAAATGTAAAAGAAGTAGATGTACGTGAAGATGGGATAGGATGGGGAAGGTATTTGAGAGTGAAGATTGAATTAGACCTGAGGAAATCAATAGCTCGGGGTAGAACTGCGAATGTGCTAGGATCCAGAATTTGGGTGCCTTTGAGCTATGAAAAACTTcctaaaatttgttttaaatgtggAAGATTAGTGCATGGAGTAGAAGGATGTGCAGGATTGGTAGGGAGGGGTGGTGGATCTCAATATGGTACTTGGCTTCGAACTTACCACACGGATAGGGGGAATACTAcagaaaataatagaaataagtctaaagaaaaaaatgctgAGGAAGTAAGAGAGTTCAATTGTGGTAGTATGGGTGAGGGTGGGATGCCAAATGCAGGTTTTTCTACCACACCAGTTGATGAGGCTTTTGAGGATGAGATGGTGGATGTTTTAAAAAGAAGTAAGGGGCCGGATGTAGTAAAGAAGGAAGGGGCGGATAAGGTGTTTGTAGAAAAAactgagagaagagagaaaattggAAATGCAAGTAGGGATGGGATGGATGATGCTCGACTTATGGCAACTCCTGATGAGGGTCTCTTGTATGCTGAACTTGAGCCTAATTCTCAGTTGCTTCTTCAGAATGATAAAGGAATGAGTGAAGGGAAGGGGGTGTTAGAAAAGGGGAGGTGGAAGAGAAGGGCACGTATTGTAGGAAAAAGTAATGGAAAGGAGGCCTCAGGTGGGGGCAAACGTAGTCTGAGAGGTGATTTTTCTGACGACAGCAGTGAGGGCATCTCAAAAAAGAGTAGAAGGGCTGCTAATGTAGGGGATGAACGTGTGGATTTGGGATTGGCGGAGGCTGCTGGCCAGCCCCGCCAACCATTATGA
- the LOC122293570 gene encoding uncharacterized protein LOC122293570, protein MVFLMETKLGASRFEGIKKRLCMEGCFVVEALGRKGGLVLMWNQEVEVEILNFSLYHINAIVKSEEKNLSWIFTGFYGHPEASKRRGLWKLLSLLKPSPEQPWCIIGDFNEVVCQAEKVGGKPRPEAQMEDFRKVLEENSIFDLGWKGSMYTWSNKHGDNTFTKERLDRAVANPQWSESFRFREVEVLPVAQYDHKALLLNMRHELTVQRMRRRVFRFEAKWIRDEEGELVVDGAWKRWVVGDSFLKKVQGKLLSCQGDLIRWSSRRDKDFGAAMKQKTERLKIELENEGSHNIELIKQLQGEMGLLLEQEDLKWRQRPSRAAIEACISEVEPRVSSEMNADLQREFTRREVEEALKQMGPLKSPGPDGYGACFYQAYWSIVGEEILANRLKKVLPAIISSNQSAFIPGRLITDNVMIAYETLHTMKTRQRSKVGSMALKLDMSKAYDRVEWSYLEAVMRRMRFGEKWISLIMRCVTTVSYSILVNGEPGKIIKPTRGIRQGDPISPYLFIICAEGLSALINSAESKGDIRGVAIVRGGMRINHLLFADDCVIFGRAKITEWLKIQGLLTVYEEASGQCLNLQKTTIFFSSNTAAATRTQIQRVARVPVCGSYEKYLGLPAIVGRSRYFTFKNLKERIWSKINSWKNSFLSQAGKEILLKAVAQAIPTFAMSVFSLPRRLCKEISSLLARCWWGHKQDDKKIQWRSWFKMGESKKNGGLGFRDLEGFNKAMLAKQCWRLLTDPNALVTKVLKEKYFKNEGLLEAKLGYGPSLVWRSLWSSLDLIKEGMLWRVGDGSSIKIWKDKWLPTRIIHSVQSQIKNLSSDAKVQQLIDDDTRGWKKELIADTFNADEAEAICSIPLSKWGAVDKLVWGSSQDGKFSVKNAYHLEHERMKRRIGETSIGCNPGNGWNMIWGLNVPSVIKHFLWKVSHDILPTRQNLYKKHVVENDKCPICELVPETAMHVIWCCPATTDVWAEEGSPVQKWSCHETDFMVVWDKLNSQLKGEEVELVACIMRKIWLRRNSLLFEKKFDDPRNIIKAASCGLREFISAQRDQQKAVVKGSNDRRITKWEKPTGWTVKVNWDAAVDAKNKRVGAGVVIRDSEGELLACLCSICDHVQNPLVAEALALRRAAILSVEMGFSSVILEGDSQLIVNAVNSDEEIWAEYGNIIEDVRKVLLERPNWGVKFVYRESNGIAHKLAKLAFTFTDERVWIEECPVDIIQDIQKKKYCNS, encoded by the exons ATGGTCTTTCTAATGGAGACTAAGTTAGGAGCAAGCAGGTTTGAAGGTATAAAGAAGAGGTTGTGTATGGAGGGGTGTTTTGTGGTAGAGGCTTTGGGTAGAAAAGGGGGATTGGTTTTGATGTGGAACCAAGAGGTAGAAGTGGAGATTCTTAATTTCTCCCTCTACCATATTAATGCTATAGTTAAAAGTGAGGAAAAGAATCTATCATGGATTTTTACTGGTTTCTATGGGCATCCTGAAGCAAGTAAGAGAAGAGGATTGTGGAAGCTTTTGTCATTACTAAAGCCTTCACCAGAGCAACCTTGGTGCATCattggagatttcaatgaagttGTTTGTCAAGCTGAGAAGGTGGGAGGGAAACCTAGACCAGAAGCCCAAATGGAAGATTTCAGAAAAGTTTTGGAAGAAAATAGTATATTTGATTTGGGGTGGAAGGGCAGTATGTATACTTGGAGTAATAAACATGGTGATAATACTTTTACAAAAGAAAGGCTGGACAGAGCAGTTGCAAACCCTCAGTGGTCTGAATCTTTTAGATTTAGAGAAGTTGAGGTTTTACCAGTAGCACAATATGACCATAAAGCCCTCCTGCTTAATATGAGGCATGAATTGACAGTGCAAAGGATGAGAAGGAGAGTTTTCAGATTTGAAGCAAAGTGGATTCGAGATGAAGAAGGAGAGCTTGTGGTAGATGGAGCATGGAAGAGATGGGTAGTAGGTGATAGCTTCTTAAAAAAAGTACAAGGAAAGCTGTTAAGCTGTCAAGGGGACCTGATTCGATGGAGTTCAAGAAGAGATAAGGACTTTGGGGCTGCTATGAAACAGAAAACTGAAAGGTTAAAGATTGAGCTAGAAAATGAAGGCTCTCATAATATTGAGTTGATCAAGCAGCTACAAGGAGAAATGGGGCTCCTGTTAGAGCAAGAAGACTTAAAATGGAGACAACGG CCTTCAAGGGCAGCCATAGAAGCCTGTATCAGTGAGGTGGAACCTAGGGTGTCCAGCGAGATGAATGCAGATCTTCAAAGAGAGTTCACAAGAAGGGAGGTGGAGGAAGCTTTGAAACAGATGGGCCCATTGAAGTCTCCAGGTCCGGATGGTTATGGAGCTTGTTTCTATCAAGCTTACTGGAGCATTGTGGGGGAGGAG ATTCTTGCAAACAGGCTGAAGAAAGTGCTCCCTGCTATTATCTCTAGCAATCAAAGTGCATTTATCCCGGGAAGACTCATAACTGATAATGTTATGATTGCCTATGAAACCTTGCACACAATGAAGACAAGACAAAGAAGTAAGGTTGGTAGTATGGCTCTTaaacttgatatgtcaaaggcaTATGACAGGGTAGAGTGGTCCTATTTGGAGGCTGTGATGAGAAGGATGAGGTTTGGTGAGAAGTGGATCTCTTTGATCATGAGATGCGTGACAACAGTTTCTTACTCAATACTTGTTAATGGGGAACCTGGAAAGATTATTAAACCTACTAGAGGAattaggcaaggggatcccatCTCCCCTTACCTCTTTATTATCTGTGCAGAAGGTCTTAGTGCCTTGATAAACTCAGCTGAATCAAAAGGGGATATAAGGGGGGTGGCTATAGTTAGAGGAGGAATGAGGATAAACCACTTACTCTTTGCGGAtgattgtgtgatttttggaagGGCAAAGATTACCGAATGGCTGAAGATTCAGGGTTTGTTGACAGTATATGAAGAGGCCTCGGGTCAATGCCTAAATCTGCAGAAGACCACTATTTTCTTTAGCTCAAATACTGCTGCTGCTACTAGAACACAGATCCAGAGGGTTGCTAGAGTTCCTGTTTGTGGGAGTTATGAaaagtatcttggtcttccagCTATTGTAGGGAGATCAAGATACTTTACATTCAAAAATCTAAAGGAAAGGATCTGGTCGAAAATTAATAGTTGGAAGAATTCTTTTCTTTCACAGGCGGGAAAAGAGATCTTGTTAAAGGCAGTAGCTCAAGCAATTCCTACCTTTGCCATGAGTGTCTTCAGTCTCCCTAGAAGGTTGTGTAAGGAGATCTCATCTCTTTTGGCTAGATGTTGGTGGGGACATAAGCAGGATGATAAGAAAATTCAGTGGAGGAGTTGGTTTAAAATGGGAGAATCAAAAAAGAATGGAGGGTTGGGTTTCCGAGATCTTGAAGGTTTTAATAAGGCTATGCTTGCTAAGCAATGTTGGAGATTGTTAACAGATCCAAATGCTTTGGTGACAAAAGTTTTGAAAGAgaagtattttaaaaatgagGGCCTCTTAGAAGCAAAGTTGGGGTATGGTCCTTCTcttgtatggagaagtttgtggTCCTCTCTAGATTTAATAAAAGAAGGGATGTTATGGAGAGTAGGGGATGGCAGCAGTATAAAAATCTGGAAGGACAAGTGGTTACCAACCAGAATTATTCACAGTGTCCAATCTCAAATTAAAAACCTGTCAAGTGATGCGAAAGTACAGCAGCTTATTGATGATGACACAAGGGGATGGAAGAAAGAACTCATTGCCGACACTTTCAATGCAGATGAAGCTGAGGCTATTTGTAGCATTCCTCTGAGTAAGTGGGGTGCTGTAGATAAACTGGTGTGGGGTAGTTCACAAGATGGTAAATTTTCTGTGAAGAATGCTTACCATCTAGAACATGAAAGAATGAAGAGGAGAATAGGGGAAACCTCGATAGGATGCAATCCAGGAAATGGATGGAATATGATATGGGGTTTGAATGTTCCAAGTGTGATAAAACATTTCCTGTGGAAGGTAAGCCATGACATACTTCCCACTAGACAGAATCTGTATAAGAAGCATGTTGTGGAGAATGATAAATGTCCTATCTGTGAACTGGTGCCTGAAACAGCTATGCATGTAATTTGGTGTTGTCCTGCCACAACAGATGTCTGGGCAGAAGAAGGAAGCCCTGTGCAGAAATGGAGTTGTCATGAAACTGATTTCATGGTTGTTTGGGATAAGCTGAATTCACAGCTGAAAGGGGAGGAGGTTGAGTTGGTGGCTTGCATTATGAGGAAGATTTGGCTTAGAAGAAACTCATTGCTGTTTGAAAAAAAGTTTGATGACCcgagaaatattataaaagctGCAAGCTGTGGATTAAGGGAGTTTATCTCTGCTCAAAGAGATCAACAGAAGGCAGTTGTGAAGGGTTCGAATGATAGAAGGATAACAAAATGGGAAAAACCTACAGGTTGGACAGTTAAGGTTAATTGGGATGCGGCTGTAGATGCAAAGAACAAAAGGGTGGGTGCTGGTGTGGTTATCAGAGATTCAGAGGGTGAGTTATTGGCTTGCCTCTGCTCCATCTGTGATCATGTACAGAATCCGTTGGTGGCTGAAGCCTTGGCTTTAAGGAGAGCTGCAATCCTAAGTGTAGAAATGGGTTTTTCCTCAGTAATACTTGAAGGGGACTCTCAGTTGATTGTTAATGCAGTAAACAGTGATGAAGAAATCTGGGCTGAGTATGGGAATATTATTGAGGATGTCCGAAAGGTGTTGCTTGAAAGACCAAATTGGGGGGTTAAATTTGTGTATAGGGAATCAAATGGTATAGCACACAAGCTAGCTAAACTAGCTTTTACTTTTACTGATGAAAGGGTATGGATAGAAGAATGTCCAGTAGATATCATACAGgatatacaaaagaaaaaatactgTAATAGCTGA